Below is a genomic region from Ascaphus truei isolate aAscTru1 chromosome 8, aAscTru1.hap1, whole genome shotgun sequence.
tCCTGTCCTACACCCagaccctcccctcacacagcatCCTGACCTACACCCagaccctcccctcacacagcatCCTGTCCTACACCCagaccctcccctcacacagcatCCTGTCCTACACCCagaccctcccctcacacagcatCCTGTCCTACACCCagaccctcccctcacacagcatCCTGTCCTACACCCagaccctcccctcacacagcatCCTGACCTACACCCagaccctcccctcacacagcatCCTGTCCTACACCCAGACCCTCACACAGCATCCTGTCCTACACCCAGGCCCTCCACTCACACAGCATTCTGTCCTACACCCAGACCCTCACACGGCATCCTGTCCTACACCCagaccctcccctcacacagcatCCTGTCCTACACCCagaccctcccctcacacagcatCCTGTCCTACACCCagaccctcccctcccacccagaccctacccTCACACAGCATCCAGTCCTAAACCCAGACCCTTCCCTCACACAGCATCCTGTCCTACACCCagaccctcccctcacacagcatCCTGTCCTACACCCAGGCCCTCCACTCACACAGCATCCTGTCCTACACCCagaccctcccctcacacagcatCCTGTCCTACACCCagaccctcccctcacacagcatCCTGTCCTACACCCagaccctcccctcacacagcatcctgtcctacacccacaccctcccctcacacagcatCCAGTCCTACACCCagaccctcccctcacacagcatCCAGTCCTACACCCagaccctcccctcacacagcatCCTATCCTACACCCAGACCCTCCTCTCACACAGCATCCTGTCCTACACCCagaccctcccctcacacagcatCCTGTCCTACACCCagaccctcccctcacacagcatCCAGTCCTACACCCagaccctcccctcacacagcatCCTGTCCTACACCCAGACCCTCACACAGCATCCAGTCCTACACCcacaccctcccctcacacagcatCCTGTCCTACACCCAGACCCTCCCCTCACAGAGCATCCTGTCCTACACCCAGACCCTCCCCTCACACGGCATTCTGTCCTACACTCAGACCCTTCCCTCAAACAGCATCCTGTCCTACACCCagaccctcccctcacacagcatCCAGTCCTACACCCAGACCCTCCCCTCACACCGCATCCAGTCCTACACCCAGACCCTCACACAGCATCCTGTCCTACACCCAGACCCTCCCCTCACACATTATCCTGTCCTACACCCAGACCCTCACACAGCATCCTGTCCTACACCCAGACCCTCACACAGCATCCAGTCCTACACCcacaccctcccctcacacagcatCCTGTCCTACACCCAGACCCTCCACTCACACAGCATCCTGTCCTACACCCAGACCCTCCCCTCACAGGATCCAGTCCTACACCCAGACCCTCCCCTCACACCGCATCCAGTCCTACACCCAGACCCTCACACAGCATCCTGTCCTACACCCAGACCCTCCCCTCACACATTATCCTGTCCTACACCCAGACCCTCACACAGCATCCTGTCCTACACCCAGACCCTCACACAGCATCCAGTCCTACACCcacaccctcccctcacacagcatCCTGTCCTACACCCAGACCCTCCACTCACACAGCATCCTGTCCTACACCCAGACCCTCCCCTCACAGGATCCTGTCCTACACCCagaccctcccctcacacagcatCCTGTTCTACACCCagaccctcccctcacacagcatCCTGTCCTACACCCagaccctcccctcacacagcatCCTGTCCTACACCCagaccctcccctcacacagcatCCTATCCTACACCCagaccctcccctcacacagcatCCTGTCCTACACCCAGACCCTCACACAGCATCCAGTCCTACACCCagaccctcccctcacacagcatcctgttctacacccagaccccccctcacacagcaacCTGTCCTACACCCAGACCCTCACACAGCATCCAGTCCTACACCcacaccctcccctcacacagcatcctgtcctacacccacaccctcccctcacacagcatCCTGTCCTACACCCAGACCCTCCCCTCACAGGATCCTGTCCTACACCCagaccctcccctcacacagcatCCTGTCCTACACCCAGACCCTCCCCTCACAGCATCCTGTCCTACACCCagaccctcccctcacacagcatCCTGTCCTACACCCAGACCCTCCCCTCACACATTATCCTGTCCTACACCCagaccctcccctcacacagcatcctgtcctacacccacaccctcccctcacacagcatCCTCTCCCTAATCCTAGTttctaaggccgtgcctatagtgccgtcacATCGGCAAGtgttatatttcgccgggcggcgtCGCGtgtttccggcaatttgattggttccagggccgtcacgtgacgcgacagcccttgaaaaatcacatTTTGCCGGCTACATTTTCGCAACGTCAACGTcgtgtgcactataagcgcacgcggcggcggcggcaatgcatttgttttcgggcaacatcgcgtcgccggcactgtacGCACGGCCTAATTTGTACCCTCACGTGCCAATCCTATTGCGCGTGCATTCCCCCCACATTTTGTGTTATACCCCGGATATTATCGCCACTTCTGGCAGACGCCACTTTCTGCACGTTGTGTCATGTGTTTGCAAGTAAAATAATCTCTCCTCGTGACTGGCTTGCTATATTCCAGGTATTTATTACCTAGAGTAATAAAGTATTGATGTAAGCTGACATGCAAGTATTTATTACAGGTATGGCACTAAGGACAGCAAGCTCCTATAATTCCTGTGTGTACTGCAGCATCTTGTACACACGCGTGTGCACTTTGTACTGCAGGAGAACACTACCAGTTACCATGTGACAGCACCACCATGTGGGTTGTGCTTTTATTGCAGAGAAATATTGCCTAAGGCCACGGTCCCGGTGCCTTGAGACGTGCGCTGTGTgtacaagcaccgccccccaatcAGTCCAGTCCCAGTAACTACCTCGTCGTGGAAGGTGCAGCCGCACTCTACTGCAAGTTTttgcaaataataaaaaaaaaacaattgtatttgcaacttgcgacggaggcgtggccacaccacgccccccaacaccccccgcagcggttcagccaatgaggccaaaccagccgcgtgaggtcatggcgaCGTCCCTGCAAACCCCCCCACCACGCCCCTTCCTGTCGCAATCTCTGCCTCTGTAaaaaccgcagatcgcggtgaagcgctgtgcatgcgccgccccccaCCAGGCGCGCGTGCTACAGTGTACACTGGGGAATGCAGTTATGTTCTATAGTCTTCATGTAACAAAGTAATTCATGTTAATACACAGCCACCTCACTAGCCGAATGCAAGAATGAAGAAACTGCAATGCGCCACCAAAAAGAAGAAGGATGACATGGATACAAAAAACTGCTTTATTGGATCCTTGGCAAATAGACCGACATGTTCCGCGCTTCTGGCGCTTTCCCGAGGTCCCTTCTGAGCTAGCCTCCGTCGGGACTTTTAAATACCCTGCTTtcctggcaaaaaaaaaagtcgGTTGTGGCGTCATCACGCAGCAGCTGGCGCCTCGTCACGCAAGGTATGTagagcaatataaaaaaaagctgtgtgtgctgtgcacgcgcatagtaagtgaaacttctttgacttttgtcacagaaattgtatttgtgttggtgatgttttaattaaaaatcaaaatacaatttcattgacaaaactcaaataaatttgacttagaatgcgcgtgctcggcacacatcccccgcattagctatttgcactaagtgtgaattcctcaaGTGTGCGCGTGCCTGAGACTGCGCGCGTGACTGTGACTGCGTGCGTTACTTTgaccttacatatccccctgcacatcacccccccttcaccttacatatATCCCGGCGGCGGCGATACAGTAGAcgcggagggaggaggggggggacccgtgacgtcacttccgtttcacatttcgcccccaactctcccgttttaccccatcagaataggtgccactaaagaagtttcactttaaaaaaacaGTTAAAAACAACTTtgacaaaatacatataaataaggaaacaggagtggccaaatccTTCCACATAGCTCATGCTAACTTGTGAAATAAAAGTGGTTAGAAAATGGCAATACACTTTCCCTGGACAGAATAAAACTAAAAACAAGATATCAAAAACAGTTATAGCTTCTGTAGAATGATTGCCTTTCAACACACAATACCACGCAGCAATAAAACAAACCATATAGCATAATTGTGTACAAAGATTGACAATGAATTTCCAAGTTATTACAGAATTGAGCCAtcaaacattaaagcagcagttcaagcaatatcctacatgtgtttttttttgtgtttttttaataaatcatttctgtactataagaatgcttgtagcattaaaaatatatatatatgttttaaagacatttttaatgtttctaatgtaggaagcatttccaaagtgacagcacCTTCCCCttttgataggctctggctcttgagccccaccctctctctagcagtgaaccaaatgtatctagtaactgcccaatcAATCATATTCCaaaactacattgcccagaatgctgtgcaagaactgaattaaataacccggagcaagcgatcaattacaggagaacggatcgatctgcagcttagctaatcacgtgtcagtgtgcagattgtattgatgcacatattgaataggaaaataaaaaaaaatcccttggTTTGTCACACAGGTCAGTGCACAAGCATATATCATTAagaaaatagtttaaaaaaaaacattgggggatacttCAATTACATCCATCCATAAGCAATAAAGTAGACCAGGGCCCAAAATGTGTTCAAACGGGCTAAGACCCTGGCGAACAGTCTTTCACCAAGCTTCTTTTTGTCAGACCAAGCAAATAGTTGTACTGATGAACCCATTGTTTTTTCCCCCTGTGGACATTGCAATATTTGTACGAGTATGCAAGCCTCCCCATGTTTTGGTTCCAGTCACAGACAGAAGTTTTCgtattaaatcatttattaattgtgatACCAAATTTGTGGTGTACCTTCTgacctgtggctgtgggaagcaGTATGGGGGCAGGACGATAAGACCTCTCAAACAGCATACAGGAGCATGTCGGGCTCATTAATAAGGGTGACCTAAATCACCCGGTATCTAAACATCTATCACAATGTCCCCAGGGTAATCTTAAGAAATTGATAGGGGCATAGAAATGGTCCCACCATTAACTAGAGGTGGAAATCAGGTTAACAAACTGGACCGTAGACAAATGTACATATTATTACCATTTAGGTTGTTTAATTACCTTTCCTTCCCTAACCCCAACCCCACCTTTTCCCTCAATTACACTTTCTACAGTAGGTTTGCTTGTAAAAAAATTCTGTTGATTTTTAGTTTCTTTATATCATTAGTCCTACATTTCTCTACAGTCAAAAATTTTTAAATATCTTGTCCATAAATTCTAACTTATGGTTAATACATtgttttaaaatcagtttgttcaAGGATAAGTTGTGCCAATGTTTAATATATGCTTAAAATAAGTTTAAAATGAGAATGAAATATATTCATAATAGGTTTGGAATATCTCAAAAATTTAATTTATGAATTTACACCTATTACTTATACGTACAATTCTTACTATATTAGCAATTGTTTGTGTTATGTTGAGAATGATTTAATGAATCTTACtattctcccataatattttatatgtataagaGTTAGTTAATGTTTGATGGCTCAATTCTGTAATAACGTGGAAATTCATTGTCAATCTTTGTACACAATTATGCTATATGGTTTGTTTTATTGCTTAGTGGTATTGTGTGTTGAAAGGCAGTCATTCTACAGAACCTATAACTGTTTTTGATatcttgtttttaattttattctGTCCAGGGACAGTGTGTTGccattttctaaccactttattTCACAACAAGTTAGCATGAGCTATGTGGAAGGATTTGGCCCGTTTccttgttttatatgtattttgtcaaagttgttttaacattttttattGCTCTACATACCTTGCGTGATGACGCGCCAGCTGATGCGTGATGACACCACCACCGGCTTTTTTTGCTGGGAAAGCAGGGTATTTAAAAGTCCCGACGGAGGCTAGCTCAGAAGGGACCTCGAGAAAGCGCCAGAAGCGCGAAAAATGTCGGTCTATTTGCCAAGGATCCAATAAAGCAGTCTTTTGTAACCAagtccttctcttcccctcctccttttTGGTGGTGCATTGCAGTTTCTTCATTTTTGCTCtattttaccctcgcagacagcaCACCGGAGGATAGCGATCAGGCCCAGAATTCAAGAAGATTAAGGTACATCCGACTGTGTGACTAGTGATTTACCTTATTGGAGGAAACATGTGGATGTTTAGGGGGGTGTTTATCAAGTATTTAAAGGACATATAAGAAAATTCTACGCCATTTATATTTCCTGGATGCTGCACGCTCTTATGAGTGGGGACAGGTAGGCGTTCTTATTCTCTACCTCTGGATACCCACATAAGTATACTCCACAAAAATATTTATGGGCCTGATCCTATCCATATATTTGATACATAGTACTTCATGTTTAAAGGGCACCTCTACAGTCTCTCTTTTGCTGCTGGAATATTTTTAGAGTCCCAGATATCGTTGGAACTCTCAATCACTATCCGAGTGGCAAGCAATACACTGCACTAATTGTCACGAATTACATTAAGTCCATTGTGATTTCTGTTGAGGTTGTGCAGAGAACCTTCAAACAGGAGAAGCTCTTTGTATAAAATGCTTTATTGATTATTTGAAATctatcccacccagtcacaaaaaAGTACAAACCCTACAATAGTTTCACTTTCACCTTTACCCACAATTATGTTCAAGATATGTTCTTCGGAACCTCCCCCGATCGCTCTCAATCCTCTTCTTACTGGTTAGTCCAAGTACAAGGCCAGCTGGGCAGCCCAGCACCGCCCTTCAGTGAATAACCTGCTCCATACCATCCAACCCCTACCCTGCTGCTTACCCTCTTCTGTAAGAATGAGTGTGCATAGAACAAGGGCAGAACAAGGTCCAGGGGAGGAGATGAAAAAGGGAATGcaagaaaagggaaagaaaaaaaagaaaaagatacgTACGTCGGAAACTTGCCAATACAAGTAAAAGCCGTCATGTGGCTGTCAGAGGAGCAAAAATATAGTAACAAGCAGTTAGCAGCTAACCAGCAGTTACCTAGCAATCTCCGCAGAAGCTGTAAACTGATTAATAACCATAACACGAACACTGCGTCATCAGCAGCAAAGTGGATGGAGTGATAAGATGGTCCATGAGTCTTTGGTGAATATGGACAAAGGTCATAAATCGGCAGGATCCGGTGATGAACATGCAGCGGTCAGAGTGCGGCACGAGCGCGCATCGTGTGACACTTCTTACACAGAACATGGCCATCCAATGGGAAACAGCCAGAATCATCAGCGTCAATAGAGAGGGGACAGGCACAGTCCTGAGAGAGATACACATGGTCAGGGAGAGTAATGGGGGAGGGACTAGATCAAAGAGGAGGGAGAAGCCAGACAAGGGAGAGAAATGGTATCAGGGATAGGAAAGAGATGCAAGGGGAGGACAGCGGAAGAAATACAAGGTCGAGGAGCTTGAGAGGAGTGAAAGAAAGataagagcagggagagaagcaagGAGATGGGGAACATCAGGAAGAGTATTAGACAATGAGGGAGGGGACATCTCATACCTCACACTTGTAGCACATCATGTGGAAGTTTTTCTCAAGAGCAACCACCCGCACCGTCTCATCTCGTCCAGGCTCTGGAGCGATGGGCTCTCCACATACAGAACAGCGAGGCGCGTACCGCCTGTGAGGACCAATGGAAAGAGTGAGAGATTACGACAGTGAAAACACAGGGAAACCCACAGACAGAGACATCTGCGATCAGGAGAAAGAAATAGAAGAGCGCAAAAGAAACTGCCATGGAGCGAGTGAAAGCATATGAGAGTGCTAACCTGTGGTAGTCTGCCACGCAGTGTGGTTGGTTGTTCTGATCCACGATGAAGGGTTCCCCCTGCAGAGAGCGCTTACACACTGCACAGGTGAAACAGGATGGGTGATATGCCTTGCCCATCGCTCTCAGCAAGCGCTCTGTGATCTTCATCTCACATACTGCACAGCACTCTAATGTGTCCTATGAGAAAGAGACTACATAAATAATCCAGTGCTCTCACTGCACAGCACTCCACAATGCATCCAGAGACAGACACTCAACCCTGCACTCTACAACTCATAGCACTCCCATGTGTTCTTAGAGAGACTACAGCACTCTCCCACGGCACAGCACATTATTGAGCCCTGAGAGACAGGTACACTTTGACcaggcactctctcacagtgCATGTCTCCAGACAGACAAAAACCTAACATGCGCGTGATCTCACTGCACAGCACTAAAATATGTTGAGAGAGACCCCACAACCCTCAGAGCGCTGAGAGTGTGTATAATGCAGCACTCTCTCACAATGTGTACTGGCAAGGCTCCCCGTACAATAACAGACAGGCTTCctgtgacccagtgtggtctCATACGCTCTAAATACACAATGATATAATCCGGTTATACAATGGGGGAAAACGCTGCATTTTAAAAAAGATTTATGCTTCAGAGTGAAAGGGAATGAAGTATTTCTTAGTAGTCTCCTAAAATGAGTCAGACTGGAGTCTGTAATTAAAAGAAAGGCTTCAGTCCCCATAGGTACAATTACACTGCGATTACTTCAAGACTGGAGCGCTCTGACGTGCTCCGAGACTGAAAGGCACAAAGCAATCACGTTGTGACACAGCAGCGTTCCAACAACCTAAGAGACATTCTGtgatcacacacacctctcctaacATCTTCACTGCCAGGGGGACTTGCGAGGTAATCCCCACTCCTAACGCAATGCAACCCCCTCCCAACTCCAGCTGGGGGGCTCGGTATGATTGAGGGTTAAAAGACAAAACAAAAAATCAGCACTTGACGATTCTCCGTAGATTGAAAATacttataatgatatttatctgcAAGAATGAACTCTGCATTATTATATGATGTTTTCTGTTAATTTTTAGGGTGCGGGGGAAATAATTCCAGCGGGGTCTATTTCCTGTACATCGCGCAGGCAACGTACCTGGTAACACTCCTCGCACAGCGGCCTCCCCGCACTCTCGTAGTACTGCTGCCCCTGCAGCTGCTGATCACACTTGGTACATGTGAAACACGCCACGTGATAAAGGTGCTCTCCAGCTCGCACGACCGTCTCTGTGCGAGACAACCCTCGGCCACAGATGCCACACTGACCTGGTGAGACATCACGAGACCGTTACATGCACAGGGAACACGAATTCCTCTCCGCAGCAGCTTATATCCTTACTATTTACTCCATGATGTTTCTCGCCGgcacaatgggaagaagtgctatAGTGATTAGCATTAAATGGCTAAGCAAACCTTACATTGACCATTTTACACAGAGTCCCTTCAGCTCCCTATGTGCTGGAATATTACACACGTCGCTTTCTTGGTTACATATCAATACTAAAACCAAATTGCCAAATGTCATGTAAATTGGAGTGTTCAATGCAACCGAAACGTAAAAACACAAGTCATATCATTGGGATTCAACAAGACATCTGTAGAGGAAATTATGCTCAATTACCCCTCATAAAAGCTAtacgaaaataaataaaatatggagCACTAACAAATATTCTCCCTGAATATAAAGTCACCAATAACAACCACATCACTTATCTTCATTTGTCCTTTTCCTCGTCAAAAGCCAGCACAAAATGAAATACATTTAACCCTTTTCCAGTAAAAAGGACCTATAAATCACAGTGACATGAAAGGGATTAATCTAGGAGCAGCGCCCCCTATCTGTACTGTATGCGCAATGACATCTGCAAACCATACAGTGTTTATAAAGGAGAAGTGAAACCGGTTTGACAAACAGAATGGATTTCTTTTATATTATCATACAGGCTCTAAACTAACTATCTGCATTAAATGTTCCCTTAGCTCTGGACGCACACGTTAGACTGGGTTACAGCTTGCAGTCAGGGATGACTTTCCCCAAATTTCGACAGAATCAGTTTAGTAGATTTGTGatcaaagtaaaaaataaataattaaaaaagggAACACTAGTTATTTCATGAtcaggaaaaacaaaaacaaaaaacacaacacaCAACCACAGGGAAGTGATGATGTAACGggtcctaaaaaaaaaatacagggaaaaaaaagaaaaattacccGTCCTCATAGCCTTGGGGTTCGGTGGAAGAGGGCGGTAAGTGCAGGGCGGCGGCGGGAGGACAGCTGCCGGcggtggagggagaagaggaccatgtgagcggagcaggAGAACAGCCGGGGAGGAGAGCGCCCCAGCGGTCCGACCCGGAAGTCTTCCCTGACTTCCGGTGCCTGCCGCTGCGacagcgcgctcctccccggctgtcatCCTGTGCCGCTCAcgtggtcctcttctccctccaccgCCGGCTGCTATCCTCCTTTTACCGTTCTCCATCCTCTTCTCCTGCCGCCCCGAAGGAatgggggtgattgaggaggaccgagggagcagagcaggacGGAAGTACCTGGCACCGGGTTCCAGCGCCATGGGCatggtccgggtaatttccgagTAGGTGAAATATGGCTGGGTATGCCGGGTACTTGGTACATCACTACTGGGAAGTATGGTTTGGTCAACCATTAAAAGGTTAGTGGTTAAAAAAGAGTGACAAAAAACATCCACCgtacagggagagaaagaaaaaataaagaaataaaaaaggtCTGCTAGACCCGCACATCCCTACTACGTCACAAACCGGTGGAAGGAagggaagggagaaaaaaaaaaagctgcctcCGTCCATCAGGCAACACggtcgcctccccccccccctcccagacaccctGAAGTCATGTCTTTTTGTCTGTCAAGTCTGTCACGTTCGTGTCATTCAATGTACTGGAAAAAAAGGAACTGGTGATTTTACAAAAGCCTATGGATTGTGTTATTATGTATGTACTGGATCACCTaataaaataaaagttattaaaaaaaataaaaaaaaggtctgCTATTCGGTCATCCCCCATGGTCGCTTAGCaaaggggggcgcaaacttttttccctgccccccctcaccccggcgtcatgtcacgttgccatagcagtGTGACGTCAcaacctcgcggcgtcatttgccgccATGCGACGtatgtggagccaaggtaagtaaagggtttacagaggccctgcagctcccccggcatttaatttaagtgccttcgggaagggCACTGGGCCTCTAaaccgcgcgcccccccccccccccgcaggcaatctcacgccccccagtttgcgcaccgctggcttagcatacagtacttccaccgCAGCTAGCGATTCTGGGTAATGGTCAAGCACAAATGGGATAACGCCACATTTCCAGACTTCTTTCCCACGTGAGGCTGACACACAGCATACTAAAAACACTTCAAACATTTATCCAACCTAAACCTGACGGCTCCAAGATGAAGTCAGTGAGGAGGACAACCAAACTGAACTCAGAAAGCTCCACTGTGAAACAGCTTTGAAAAATCAGCTAAAACCAGACAAGCCAAAAAAAAAGCCAAACTGTATAAATTAAACACACCAGCATGGGCCTTTATATAAACAGTTGAAATTTCACTTGTCCCCAGTGACCTCGGGTTAACCACTTATGACTCCACTTCACTCATCCACTTGACAATTCATTTTAGGCTAACTGAGGCCCATAAAGATTGTTTAAACGATGAATCACTCTGCACAGTATATAGGTTATTTACTTAAAAAGAGAGGCGATAAGATCCGAGTACAGTGTTTATAAGTTCTGTGGCACGTAACGGTATGATTTACATCTTTGTACTAAGCATTTCGTATATAAATGGGCTCCGTGCCACAGACAATTATCCCACTGTGACAGCCAACTGAGAAAGGCCAAGAGCCCTCAAAATATAAAGATCGTGAACAGGAGTTAGCTACCCCCGTCACTTGTGAGGATACCCAAAATGggaatgtatatatacacacacacatacgtgaaAAGACCCGGTGGTCAGAAACGTACGTCGCTCTGCTAGAGTTTCTGTGATTGCCTGATGTATATCACGGATTAAACAACTTTTCATTTTGAGTGTGTtgcggattgtgtgtgtgtgtgtgttgcggattgtgtgtgtgtgtgtgttgcggattgtgtgtgtgtgtgtgtgttgcggattgtgtgtgtgtgtgttgcggattgtgtgtgtgtgtgtgtgttgcggattgtgtgtgtgtgtgtgtgtgttgcggattgtgtgtgtgttgcgcgtatgtatatatatatatatatatatatatatatatatatatatatatatttatttatattatctgtctttatacccatgctgtgtgtctcggGTGTGGGCTGGTTGTCCATCTCTCGCATGAGTTGCTGCGTCAGCATTTCCAGCTCCTCCACCTCCTTCATATTTAGTCCTTGGGGACCTCCAGCCTGATCctgcaaaacaaaacaaaataaataataaataataaaaaaaaaaagtgtactaAACTCAGAGATCCTGAGATCTTCTCGGAGGTTCTGTATTTCCTGCATCACTCACAGTCTCAGGTGGTCTTGGCATCACATCAGGTTGAGGCCCTTTCTTCTGGACTCCATCAGACTGTGGTTTTTTATTCTGCAATACTTCTGGTTGTGATTTCAGGCCCTGGGTTCCATTGGAATGTGTCCCCAGAATCCTGACACTCTCGGGCTGTGACCCCAAACTCCTGACATTCTCAGCCTGGGACCTCAGGCTCCTAACATTCTCGAACTGTGACCCTTCCATTTCAACCTTCGGCTTCTCCAGAACTCTAGGTTTCTCACGTTGCTGCACAAAGGTGAAGCCAGGTGATTGTGTACCAGATAGGACTGGAGGGGCAGGGGCTTCAGCTGTGCACTTTGGTGTTAGTTTGGGAGCTGGCTGGGGTGAGGGGAATTTCTGTGGAGGTTGAGGAACTTCTATGGGTGGATCTACAGGCttgggggagaatgtgtgtgggGCAGAAGATTTAGGGGTGAATGAGGGAGGAGTAGC
It encodes:
- the ZYX gene encoding zyxin, which produces MDPAAPATRMTSSFTINISTPSFYNPPKKFAPVVPPKPKLNPFKESEGPGPQDPPADFQEQASGPGIHRAFVGKVGEIPSIAPSGGEQEDFVLPPPPPAEDSLTSPTASFPPPPLSFRDEGLSSPTGSFPPPPPPDFSELFPLPGEESFPSPPPLEETTGETIGESCSQVNLIQNTISVVPPPPPPPPIFSPKPAAPSIIAPKPTAPKPAAPHTFSPKPALPHTFSPKPALPITSTSTPVAPTSSAPAPPSTQTFFPKPIIPPIFSPKPITPPTFAPKLATPPSFTPKSSAPHTFSPKPVDPPIEVPQPPQKFPSPQPAPKLTPKCTAEAPAPPVLSGTQSPGFTFVQQREKPRVLEKPKVEMEGSQFENVRSLRSQAENVRSLGSQPESVRILGTHSNGTQGLKSQPEVLQNKKPQSDGVQKKGPQPDVMPRPPETDQAGGPQGLNMKEVEELEMLTQQLMREMDNQPTPETHSMGQCGICGRGLSRTETVVRAGEHLYHVACFTCTKCDQQLQGQQYYESAGRPLCEECYQDTLECCAVCEMKITERLLRAMGKAYHPSCFTCAVCKRSLQGEPFIVDQNNQPHCVADYHRRYAPRCSVCGEPIAPEPGRDETVRVVALEKNFHMMCYKCEDCACPLSIDADDSGCFPLDGHVLCKKCHTMRARAAL